Sequence from the Pseudomonas sp. 7SR1 genome:
CCCAACGACTACAAGGAAGAGATCCGCCAGATTGCCCGCGACAAAGCCCACATTGAGCTCACGCTCAATGGCGACATCGGCTGGAGCCTGTTTCCATGGCTGGGTCTGGAATTGCACGATGCCAGTGTCGCCACGCTGGCCAACCCGACACAACCTTTCGCCGACCTGCAGATGCTCGGCCTTTCGGTACGCGTGATCCCGCTGCTGCGCAAGGAGGTGCAGATGAGCGACGTGCGGGTCGAAGGCCTGAACCTGCGACTCAACCGTGACAAGAACGGCCACGGCAACTGGGAAGACATCGGCAAGGCGCCCGCCTCGACGACGACGGCCGGAACTCCGGCGCCAGCCGAGCCACCCGCTCCGTCCACCAGCGCCCCGCCGGAAAAACCGGCGCAGCCGACCCGGCTGGACATCGACAGCCTGACGGTGAACAACGCCAGGGTTCAATACACCGACGAGCAGACCGGCAAGCAATTCAGTGCCGAGAGCATCCAGTTGAGCACCGGCCCGGTCCACGACTCCACCAATATCCCGGTCACGCTGACCGCGTTCCTGTCCAGCAACCAGCCGGCCGTGCGCGTGCGCACCGAAGTCACCGGCGAACTGCGCTTCGAGCGCGCCTTGCAGCGCTACAAGTTCGAAGACCTGAAGTTGTCCGGCGAAGTCACGGGGGATCCGTTGCAGGGCAAGACCCTTAACTTCAACGCACAGGGACAGTTGTTCCTGGACAGGGCCGCCAACGTGGCCGAATGGACCGGCATCAAGCTCTCCCTGAACCAGCTGCGCGCCTTGGGCGAACTGAAGGTCAACGACCTCGACAAGACCCCGCAACTGAACGGCGGAATTTCGATTGCCCAGTTCGACCTGGCGAACTTTGTCGACAGCATCGGCCAGAAACTACCGACCATGGCCGAGGGCAGCCTGACCAAGGTCGAGCTGGCCAGCCGCATCGCCGGCACGCCGACCAGCGTCGAATTCAACGACATCAACCTGAAAGTCGACGACAGCAGCTTCAGTGGCCGTATCGCCGTGGAAGATTTCGCAAAGCAATCCCTCCGTGCGCAGCTCAAGGCCGACAAATTCAACGTCGACCGCTACCTACCCCCGAAATCCGCCGAGAGCAACAGCGCCAAGGCCGCCCGCGAAGCCGAAGTCAGCGACACCGAGACCAGCGCCATGGCAGGCGCCGGCAGCACGCCACTGCCAAGCTCGCCAACCCAGGGAGCCTGGAGTAACGAGCGACTGTTCCCGGTGGAACGCCTGAGCAAACTGGACATCGATGCCGACCTGACCTTCGGCCAACTGATCCTCGACAGACTGCCGATCGAGAATGCTGCCCTCAAGGCCACCGGCCAGAATGGCCTGCTGACCCTGGAGAACCTGCGGGGCGACCTGTACAACGGCAACTTCGAAGCCAAGGGCACCCTGGATGTGCGCCAGCCCACGCCGCAATTGAACCTGCAAACCCGGATCAACCGGGTGCCGGCGGAAAAAATCATCGAGAGCCAGGGCAAGACTCCGCCAGTCAAGGGGCTGGTGACGCTCAACAGCGCCGTGACCGCCAGCGGCAACAGCCAGAAGGCCCTGATCGAAAGCCTCAACGGCACCGCCGGTTTCGTCATCAACGATGGCGTGCTGCTCAATGCCAACCTCGAACAGCAGCTGTGCAAAGGCATCGCCCTGCTCAACCGCAAGAACCTCAGTGGCGAACCCCGGGGCAAGGACACACCGTTCCAGCAGCTCAACGGCAATCTCACCCTGCGCAACGGCGTGGCCAGCAACCCCGACCTGAAAGTCCGTGTA
This genomic interval carries:
- a CDS encoding AsmA family protein, encoding MKAFGKILGLVLLGLLLIIVALGFALTHLFDPNDYKEEIRQIARDKAHIELTLNGDIGWSLFPWLGLELHDASVATLANPTQPFADLQMLGLSVRVIPLLRKEVQMSDVRVEGLNLRLNRDKNGHGNWEDIGKAPASTTTAGTPAPAEPPAPSTSAPPEKPAQPTRLDIDSLTVNNARVQYTDEQTGKQFSAESIQLSTGPVHDSTNIPVTLTAFLSSNQPAVRVRTEVTGELRFERALQRYKFEDLKLSGEVTGDPLQGKTLNFNAQGQLFLDRAANVAEWTGIKLSLNQLRALGELKVNDLDKTPQLNGGISIAQFDLANFVDSIGQKLPTMAEGSLTKVELASRIAGTPTSVEFNDINLKVDDSSFSGRIAVEDFAKQSLRAQLKADKFNVDRYLPPKSAESNSAKAAREAEVSDTETSAMAGAGSTPLPSSPTQGAWSNERLFPVERLSKLDIDADLTFGQLILDRLPIENAALKATGQNGLLTLENLRGDLYNGNFEAKGTLDVRQPTPQLNLQTRINRVPAEKIIESQGKTPPVKGLVTLNSAVTASGNSQKALIESLNGTAGFVINDGVLLNANLEQQLCKGIALLNRKNLSGEPRGKDTPFQQLNGNLTLRNGVASNPDLKVRVPGMTVNGNGDIDLRVLGMDYRVGVIVEGDKSDMPDPACQVNERYVDVEWPLRCRGPLELGAKACRLDNDGLGKVAAKLAGDRLGDKIDEKLGDKVSPELKDALKGLFKR